A stretch of Lathyrus oleraceus cultivar Zhongwan6 chromosome 6, CAAS_Psat_ZW6_1.0, whole genome shotgun sequence DNA encodes these proteins:
- the LOC127096341 gene encoding uncharacterized protein LOC127096341 — protein sequence MAQNNITVQIHYNGSIFPDVNVGVIFQNTNVQQINIHPRSNYMRLKERLENKLQQQITDIYYRYPCFNDGVSIVTYTTMKIEDDNDVGLMFQCHSTYNLSNVIELYVCLVDNDEGDQLTYPTQTSQSHQYQMSQETIMSLTPVPETILSLTPVPDEDVGDDSDYEEARYVETQNLFSGESDNSDNDIPVLYQDQVQDLYNPPLHMRNPTYSLDEDASIFETTEPLQIEGGLLGMEFNSKEECVFAIRQFHIRNCLDYSVYKSDSKRLIIKCVNEECTFACRAYVGKGSGNWLITKVSGPHTCMSSTMSQDHTKLDSNLICNNIKSLINSDASLKVKHIIAHIRETFNYTISYKKAWISKNKAIAAIYGNWETSYNDLPQWLLVMKTFLPGTIIELETLPIFSNEGTQISGARVFHRLFWAFQPCIKGFAFCKPVVQVDGTWLYGKYRGTLLMAVAQDGNRNIFPIAFALVEGETEEAWSFFLRNLRMHVTPQPNLCLISDRHQSIKSAYNNPDNGW from the coding sequence ATGGCTCAAAACAATATCACAGTTCAAATCCATTATAATGGTAGTATTTTTCCAGATGTTAATGTCGGGGTCATATTTCAAAACACCAACGTTCAGCAAATCAATATACACCCCAGATCCAATTACATGCGTCTAAAAGAAAGACTCGAAAACAAGCTCCAACAACAGATTACTGATATTTATTATCGATATCCGTGTTTTAATGACGGTGTTAGCATCGTGACTTATACAACAATGAAAATAGAAGACGACAATGACGTTGGGTTAATGTTCCAGTGCCATTCAACGTATAATTTGTCAAATGTGATTGAGTTATACGTATGCTTAGTAGACAACGATGAGGGTGATCAATTAACGTATCCGACCCAAACTTCTCAATCTCATCAATATCAAATGAGTCAAGAGACTATAATGTCGTTGACACCAGTTCCAGAGACTATACTGTCGTTGACACCAGTTCCAGATGAGGATGTCGGGGATGATAGTGACTATGAAGAAGCCAGGTACGTAGAAACGCAGAATCTTTTTAGTGGAGAAAGTGACAACTCAGACAACGATATCCCTGTGTTGTATCAAGATCAAGTGCAAGATCTGTACAATCCACCACTACACATGAGAAATCCAACATACTCACTTGACGAAGATGCATCAATTTTCGAAACCACGGAGCCACTACAGATAGAGGGGGGGTTGCTTGGCATGGAATTTAATAGCAAAGAGGAATGTGTATTCGCCATTCGCCAATTTCACATCAGAAACTGTCTTGATTATTCCGTTTATAAGTCTGATTCTAAACGACTCATAATCAAGTGTGTTAACGAAGAATGCACCTTCGCATGCAGAGCATATGTAGGGAAGGGGAGTGGTAATTGGTTGATCACTAAGGTTAGCGGTCCGCACACATGCATGTCTTCCACAATGTCTCAAGATCATACAAAACTTGACTCTAATCTAATATGTAACAATATCAAGTCTCTAATCAACAGTGATGCCTCACTGAAAGTGAAACACATCATCGCTCATATTCGGGAGACATTCAACTACACAATCTCTTACAAAAAGGCATGGATTTCAAAGAATAAGGCTATCGCTGCTATTTATGGAAACTGGGAGACTTCATACAACGACCTGCCGCAATGGTTGTTGGTCATGAAAACATTTCTACCAGGTACTATAATAGAACTCGAGACCCTTCCTATATTTTCAAATGAAGGGACTCAAATCAGTGGTGCTAGAGTTTTTCACCGCCTTTTTTGGGCTTTCCAACCATGCATCAAgggttttgcattctgcaaaccgGTGGTTCAAGTAGATGGCACATGGTTATATGGAAAGTACAGGGGAACTTTGTTAATGGCTGTGGCACAAGACGGAAATAGGAACATATTTCCAATAGCTTTTGCATTGGTAGAGGGTGAAACCGAAGAAGCATGGAGTTTTTTCTTGAGAAATCTTAGAATGCATGTGACACCACAACCCAACCTATGTTTGATATCAGATCGACATCAGTCAATAAAGAGTGCCTATAATAACCCGGATAATGGCTGGTAA